In a single window of the Nymphalis io chromosome 20, ilAglIoxx1.1, whole genome shotgun sequence genome:
- the LOC126776490 gene encoding chitinase A-like: MWQQALTFALAGLFVIAECGPPGKPALGWGERTFAIVEVNQAATAYNQLVTRKEAADVSVTWNVWSGDAADSAKVLLDGKPVWTGASGAASSATFPVKKGGRYQMQVELCNSDGCTSSDPTEIVVADTDGSHLPPLEYSMGERNKPFKQTSGKVVGAYFVEWGVYPRKFPVDRVPIPNLTHLLYGFIPICGGDGINDSLKEIEGSFQALQRSCSGREDFKVSIHDPWAALQKPQKGLSSWNEPYKGNFGQLMSLKQARPDLKILPSVGGWTLADPFFFFTDKTKRTRFVDSVKEFLLTWKFFDGVDIDWEFPGGKGANPHLGCPEDGDVYVSLMKELREMLEELSASTGKKYELTSAISSGWDKIQVVDYSKAQNYMDHIFLMSYDFKGAWSNDTLGHQTPLYAPEWNPKETYTTDFGVKYLLAQGVNPKKIIVGVAMYGRGWTGVNGYTDNNPFTGNATGPVKGTWQDGVVDYREIANEIAQGKWEFHYDNVAQAPYVFRPATGDLVTYDNARSVIEKGKYVRNNKLGGLFAWEIDADNGDLLNAMNMGLGNSAA, encoded by the coding sequence GGGGAGAGCGTACCTTCGCAATCGTTGAGGTCAACCAAGCGGCTACGGCGTACAACCAGCTCGTCACACGAAAAGAAGCTGCTGATGTCTCTGTAACGTGGAACGTTTGGTCTGGAGATGCGGCTGATAGTGCCAAGGTTTTGTTGGATGGCAAGCCGGTCTGGACTGGAGCGTCAGGTGCTGCATCGTCAGCAACCTTCCCTGTTAAGAAAGGTGGTAGATATCAGATGCAAGTGGAACTTTGTAATTCAGATGGGTGCACTTCAAGCGATCCCACGGAGATCGTCGTAGCGGACACCGATGGAAGCCACCTTCCACCCTTAGAATACTCAATGGGAGAGAGAAACAAACCTTTTAAACAGACTTCAGGAAAGGTTGTGGGTGCGTACTTTGTTGAGTGGGGTGTCTATCCTAGGAAATTCCCAGTCGATCGCGTACCAATCCCTAATTTAACCCATCTTCTATATGGTTTTATCCCAATTTGTGGTGGAGATGGTATTAACGACAGTTTGAAGGAAATCGAAGGCAGTTTTCAAGCGCTACAGCGCTCTTGCAGTGGTCGCGAGGACTTCAAAGTTTCTATTCACGATCCTTGGGCAGCTTTACAAAAGCCCCAGAAAGGGTTATCATCTTGGAATGAACCATACAAAGGCAACTTTGGTCAACTGATGTCTTTGAAGCAAGCGAGACCTGACCTGAAAATCCTTCCTTCTGTTGGAGGCTGGACATTAGCTGATCCTTTCTTCTTCTTTACCGACAAGACTAAGAGAACTCGTTTTGTTGACTCAGTAAAGGAATTCCTTCTAACATGGAAGTTCTTCGACGGTGTTGATATTGATTGGGAGTTCCCTGGTGGTAAGGGCGCTAACCCTCATCTCGGTTGTCCGGAAGATGGTGACGTGTACGTTAGTCTTATGAAAGAACTGCGCGAAATGCTGGAAGAGTTATCAGCTTCAACTGGTAAGAAATATGAGCTGACATCTGCAATCAGCTCCGGTTGGGACAAGATTCAGGTGGTTGACTATAGCAAAGCCCAAAACTACATGGACCACATTTTCTTGATGAGTTACGATTTCAAAGGTGCCTGGTCGAACGACACTTTGGGCCACCAAACGCCATTATACGCTCCAGAATGGAATCCTAAAGAGACCTACACAACTGATTTCGGTGTAAAGTATTTGTTAGCGCAAGGTGTGAACCCGAAGAAGATTATTGTTGGTGTCGCCATGTACGGGCGTGGCTGGACTGGTGTCAACGGTTACACAGACAACAATCCTTTCACTGGCAACGCGACAGGACCAGTCAAGGGCACTTGGCAAGACGGCGTCGTGGACTACAGGGAGATAGCGAACGAAATTGCACAGGGTAAATGGGAGTTCCATTACGACAACGTCGCACAAGCACCATACGTGTTCAGACCAGCCACAGGGGACCTCGTGACTTACGATAACGCTAGATCCGTCATCGAGAAAGGAAAGTACGTGAGGAATAATAAACTCGGCGGGCTGTTCGCTTGGGAAATCGACGCTGACAACGGCGATCTCTTGAATGCGATGAACATGGGCCTTGGTAACAGTGCGGCTTGA